In one Gemmatimonadota bacterium genomic region, the following are encoded:
- a CDS encoding lamin tail domain-containing protein, whose translation MQLKMRSHFASATRIASLLLLAGSLALPAEAAVMINEFERASGSDYVELYNDGTVSVDLSGWTLESKLGVVIPLSGVISGGGYTTHSTSNVVLDGGEIELYDGSYLKRDEVAFGSAGGAPAVPPIGSYSCGRAPNGTDTGNDAADWNLATSNSLGFANTHPVANLNGWVAMNEVGFQRFRSSAGCELGATVVELFNSTGTYVDLYGWWVTNGRKVTVLFGMIAPNGFAVFNDLATGFCFDETEVIYLFGPTGRRFDQFGTKGARLPDESFTFQRVPDGTGGQGPFDGFDYVSSGGSRVLFMLPQTWNDTNDQATPMAADDPAIEAGSWGRVKALYR comes from the coding sequence ATGCAACTCAAAATGCGCTCACACTTTGCGTCGGCGACTCGGATCGCGTCGCTTCTTCTGCTTGCGGGTTCTCTTGCGCTCCCGGCAGAGGCCGCGGTGATGATCAATGAGTTCGAACGCGCGTCGGGTTCGGACTATGTGGAGCTCTACAACGACGGGACGGTCTCGGTGGATCTCTCCGGTTGGACACTGGAGAGCAAGCTGGGCGTGGTCATTCCTCTGTCCGGTGTCATTTCCGGAGGCGGATACACCACGCACAGCACATCCAATGTCGTGCTCGACGGGGGGGAGATCGAACTTTACGACGGCAGTTACCTCAAGCGTGACGAAGTCGCTTTCGGATCCGCCGGGGGGGCGCCCGCCGTACCGCCGATCGGTTCATACTCCTGCGGTCGCGCCCCGAACGGTACAGACACCGGGAACGACGCCGCCGACTGGAACCTGGCGACCAGCAACTCACTCGGTTTTGCAAATACGCACCCGGTCGCGAATCTGAACGGCTGGGTGGCCATGAACGAAGTGGGCTTCCAGAGGTTCCGCTCCTCCGCGGGGTGTGAACTCGGAGCGACCGTGGTGGAACTGTTCAACTCCACCGGAACCTATGTGGATCTCTACGGGTGGTGGGTGACCAACGGCCGCAAGGTGACCGTTCTCTTCGGGATGATTGCCCCGAACGGATTTGCCGTATTCAATGACCTTGCCACGGGGTTCTGCTTTGACGAGACCGAAGTGATCTATCTCTTCGGACCCACCGGTCGACGCTTCGATCAGTTCGGTACGAAAGGCGCCCGGCTCCCCGACGAGAGCTTTACCTTCCAGCGTGTTCCGGACGGCACGGGCGGACAGGGTCCCTTCGACGGGTTCGACTATGTATCGAGCGGCGGGTCGAGGGTGCTGTTCATGCTCCCGCAAACCTGGAACGACACGAACGATCAGGCCACGCCGATGGCGGCGGACGACCCCGCGATCGAGGCCGGAAGCTGGGGGAGGGTCAAGGCCCTCTACCGCTAG